DNA from Tripterygium wilfordii isolate XIE 37 chromosome 15, ASM1340144v1, whole genome shotgun sequence:
AGGAGCACTGCAGTTCTGTTCAAATACTTTTTTCCCCAATTGAGAAACTACAATACAGAAAGAGCGGGGTATAATACCAGCATGAGATTGAAATAAGGATGAATATTGGCAAGGAAGACCACATGAGATTGCATTCAAGagaactttaaaaaaaagagagagagaaattatatGTTTCATACAGCATCGTAACATTATCTAACTGGCTACTCCGCAAAGTAGACATCAGAACAAGCAGTGACGGCTAGCTCTGGCTGATTTTTAAAACACAAATAGGGACTCGCACATAACATTTAAGAATAGTTGTGGTTATGGCATATGAAATACAAGATCGGTTTGCTGGATGCGagaaatgatatgaaatgtGTAACAGAGATTTGTCAGCCCCATTTGGGCCAGAATGTCTACAGAACCAACTCTAAAAGAGGCTTCTCCTTGAGTGTGCACAAACAGACCTTTCTAAGTCAGAATTTGATTGCCTTTGTTTCCTATCTTATGTTACGGATATCAAGCATGTGGCTAGTTCCACTGGAGATGCATTTATTCAGCGAAAAGTAGAATTCAACAAAATCATCTATAATTAACAAAATTTGACtaatgaataaaaaatttataactaaaatcaaaataaaggtCATCATCTCAAGAGATTAGGAAGAACAAAGAAGCTTACCCACTATAGTAGCAGCTTCACCAAATCCAAGGGAATCCCTGAAAAACTCAACACTTTGATCATAAGAGGCAAGCATTCCCATGTTCAGCGCCATTGCTCTCACAACAGTTGGGCCTGCCCCCTTCCATAGCGCCAAAACCCCTTCATCAGCAACTATACGGTAGAGAGCATGGAAGGCATTTGTGTAATTCCGGCGCTGAGCAGCAGGGAGAGTTGCATCAGCCTGCATACGGATTAGTGCTAAATCAGCTGGACTACCAACACTTGCTCCAATAGCACCAGCAGTTAGCCCACACAGGGCCTTCTGATATAGAGGCAGGGGCTTCCCATCATTTGCTTCAATGGCTTTATTTGTCAAAATCCTATGCGTAACATAAGCGAAAGAATGATACAATAAGTGATATATGTTGCTAGTGATAAAACTACAAAGACAATATTCATATATCGTCAgggaaaattaaaagaaacattACAGATAATAAAGAAGATGTTGCCCATGGACAAATAACACACATTAGAAGATCCGACTATATTCTAACCAAATAAAGGATTTACATAATGAAAAAACTTATGAACTTAATCATCTGACACAATTTAGCAACAAATGTTAAAACACTTACCTGAATGTGCCCAGTCGAGCGGTGGTGTAAGTAGCTTGCCTAAGTAGTCCAGCAGACAGCCCCTGCTCGGAATGGCATAGTTAAGATAAAACTATAATGTAAAGCAAATCATTTCACAACTTTATGCCTGTcgaattattttaaaaaaaaaaaaaaagaagaataagagggTATCGCTCTACATAATTTCAAGTTGGCATTTGGTTTGAAGATGCCACATGCATTTCAAATAGTTGAGAACTCAATCATTAGCTTTCATGTTAGGAGACATTGAACAAATACATATCCCTTATTTACAACAACTAAACAACCAATTCTGTCACTGCAAATAAATTACCAACAAGTACACAACAAAATATAAGTTCTACTGCGATTCACAACATCAAACCTTGTAGAATGCGCCAAGACCCTCATTCTTCAACATATTCTTAGTCACCGAAGCCGCAGATCCCTGGCCCAGCTGAATCCTCACCTATATCAcaccaaaacaataacattcaCGAAAAGTTCATCAGAGTCCATGTCCCATTTAACCAATACACACGCATCCAAAACAAACGTAAAAACAAATTCCAGATCCAGGGTGTGTAAAACAtctaatatagtaataatatcACAAGAAATGGTATACACATTCTTATAGCATGGTAAACAACAAAATCCCTCAAAACCCAAATCAATTCAGCCATTTCCAACGGTCAAAACCAACTTAGATATCCAAAACAAGAAACCCCAACTCATGTTCAGATCCAGGAGAGCTCGAGACTTTCAGTGCGTACAACAATAGAATTCAGTGATCTCGTAAATTCCGATGAAACAGAAAATACCAAAGCACATATCAAAAGAGCACCTTGATCATATCAATGGGCTGGATGACGCAGGTAGCGAGCATACCGGATGTGCCACCATTGACAAATGGCTTAACCTTTGGCCATACACCAGGAATTGGTTGGGGCTTCTTCTCCTCTGCCATCTCTTCTTCTGTAATTCAGAGATTGAAAAAGCTCAAAGAGCctatcaaagaaaaagagagaagcgGTGTGAGCGAGAAATGAAGGTGGGCGCTATATAGAGAGAATCACACCAAACGAAGTGGGAAAAACCCCCCTAAAGCATAAAGGGTAGTAGTCCTTGGAACGAAACTTTGGTACTGTATGACATCAGATTTTTCATGTAATTTACCATTCCAACCGGCAACCAACCCTATTTTTGATGGATATTAGTGTATTACAAGTCCATGCGTAATAAATATTctaacacctttttttttttttaacttaaaatatatattttttatattataatatatatttttcatccttatctaaTGCCTAAAATacacattatcattttttttttattttaaataccaacttaatttATGTGGATGGGTAATTTACTCAATTGTCCTCCTTAGTATCGAAAACAATActatacaaatttatcctttgaacattcgatatgagatTAGACGAAGGCCCCCAAGTTTTTTAAAATTCCCTACGTACTATCTATTTTTTAATCTTAcccttttaaattatatttttcaaatatgtcccaataaaattaatttattccaAATCCATTAAATCAAAATTATAAGGCCAAAACCCACTTAAATTTGCTCTTTTAAAACTATAAGGTCAAAGCCCAAATTCACTGTGTTCTCTATCTATAAAGTCAAAAGGCTCAACCACACTTAACGTTACTCAATTGCTCTCTATCTCTAGACTCTCAAAGACAGCAAACATGTAAAGTGAGTGGGCCTGAGTCCATGTCGGGTGAGCTGTGAGTTTGTGACGGAGTGATTGTAGTGATGGCGTGATGCATTCGAATTCGATTTGAGTACTTAAAAAGAATGATGATTCAATTACCTTATTATTCTCTACATTTTTGTGGACCAGACTCTGCAATTAATCTGGCCCATAATGAAGCGAAATTAGATCATACTTTGAGTTATGTTGGGTATTATTACATCAACAAATTCAAAGAACTATATCTGATTGAGAGATTGATTTGTATAGTGTTAACTCTTCCTATTTGTATGATAATTACAGAACGAACATTTTCAGCTTTAAATCATGTTAAAACAGCCCTTCGcaacaaaaaaatgtaaataatactaaaaaaaattcaggggcAGTGAATCCCCTGCAAGTTTTTTCACATGATCTAAAATTCTGGCTTCGCCCCTAAATATGAATCTAAACTCGAGCCCACAAACACATGAGCGCATAGAATTTTCCACCTCAGGGTCCTTTGTTAGTGCTTCTCTCTACTTTaactttgttttcttatttaattttatGGTTGCTCTTCTAGATCACTAGTTTTTAACATAGGGATCTTGAACCCATATCAGCCACTACTCCTACATACATATTCTTCTTCATATATATTTAGCCAGATATTCAAGAATCTCCTCTCTAGAAACCAGCTTTTGTAGGAACAATATTGCAAGTTTCTTTCTCTGGAAAAGCTAGTTTGAATGaagaaagatatatatatatataaaaatacgTCCGAGGGAGGGACTCAAGTACAGTGGATTATGACCAAAAATATCAGTGTATCATACTGAGAAAGCTGCTTGAACATTACATGTAGTAATAGTTCACTCCATTTAAGCCACCATGGTGTGGATGTCTTCCTAGTAGTTCCTACATGAATTGAGCTTCAACCATCAAGTTGGGCAGAAGAGCTGGAATGCTGAAAGATCCCAGAAAGAGTCACTAGGATCATATGCAATATTCTCCAGAAATTCATTCACTCCATTCATTGCATAAAACGAAGCCGAAATCTGTCTTTCAACCTTCAGGCGTTCAAACTCTGTGAGCTCTAGATTACTTGTGCCTGATGAGAAACCAACAGGTCTATGTAACTCCATGCCTTCCTGGACAAGTGGAAGCTGATCAAACCCACTTGGGAATGGACATAACTGATTGAATTGAGATGTTCCAGCTTCAACCTCTCCAATGCAGTGACTCAGATCTGGCCTGTATGCATCATCAAGACTGATCTGGGTTTCTTGTTTAATGCCATTTGCTGCAGGACTACTATAAATGGCATTATTAGATACAGAACTGCCAATGTTACTATTATTACTACTTGTACTACTTTTGGTACTAATTACAGTAGTGTTGGCCTTGGCTGTGGTGGTGGAGGAAGAGTTTTGTACTTTCAAACTCTTCTTGTGATTAAGAAGGTTCCTAATCTTCAAGGAGAGAGTGGAATTGGAAGAAACATGGTTGGTGTTGGTGAAGTTGGTTCGCGTGTTCGAACCACGAAGAAGGCAAGCAGCTTCATCGTAAGCTCGGGCAGCTTCCTCTGCTGTTTCAAAGGTTCCTAACCACATTCTTATCTTCTGTGTCGTGTCTTTGATCTCTGCTACCCATTTCCCTGAAGGCCTCTGTCTTACACCAACAAACTTGTTTCTGCTAATTCCCACATTGGTTTTGTTTTGCCTTTTGGGTGAAAACCCTTTTGGCTCCTGAACTTCCATTCAGATGCTGAAGAAGAATGAaggaaaaataagaaagacCCTATGATTTATACTGAGAGGAGGGGAGATCGAGGTCTTCTTCCTTTCCATTTTTCTTATTAGTAGTGGGTGGCTCGTCTTTAGTTCTTGTCAGCATGTAGAAAGAATTTGTTAGTAGTAATTGCACGACTGATTTTTCAATGTTGGGAGAGTAATATGACCAAATCCAAACATATTTTTGGCCTTAAACATCATGCAAGCCATTTCCAAAGTATAGGACAAGCAGAAAGTCAACTAATCCTATGTAAGCTAGTTTGTGGAAGGCCTGGCCTGACCATTCGGTCAACGGCCAAAACTGTAAAGACACCAAGGCACGACACATGTAGTGCTGGGCCGATGTTAGTTCAATTAGGGGAAACATACAAGAATGAAACTCTAAATAAGTCACAATAGGAATCTCAAGATACACACCTTGGTGGAATCTCACATAATTCTGTTTGCCCTACCAGAAGCTTCTACTGAACCAGGTAGCAATAGCGGCTTAAGGCGAATGGCTAGAGTTTTACGCCCCAGAGAGGGGTTAGGAGCCTCATTTCTCTTGCATGATGGTGCAAGTTGTTTTGACAACCAAGATTTACGCCCACTCAACTATTCGAATTACATACTGGGTGGTTCCTTGGTCAAAGAACATATTTGTCCTTGCATAAATGTAAACCAACGGAAAAagcaactaaaacaatgaaactaCCATCGCAACAGCTGGTGAGTCCTTTTGTAAGCATTGGCGAATCAGATGGTATAAGCATATGCCATGAACAAACAATGCCGCATTCAACAACTGACTGAGCTAACCAAAACATAAGAGTACAAATATAATGGCCAAAAGGCCTGAACCTCAAGATGTGTTGAAACAAATGCCCTTCTGCATTAGTCACTGGCTCAAGACTTGGTATGCAAATTTACCATAATTGTCGCCTGAAAAACGAAGAGAGAGTAATTACAGTGCAGATTTTCTGCAGTTTCCTCACCATAAATTCAAGAGAATCACCTCATCTTATTGTGTACCAACTCAAAATTGCAATAGCATTGAAAGAATCACCAGTCAAAATTTTCATCCATGAATGTTCATGACAagtttgaaaaaagaaagaccaaaaaaaatattgggacCAAAAACTGCAAAGGAATTGCCACCCTGACAACTCTTAAACCTCGCGCACCGACTGATATAAAAACCCCCCAAACCACAAACACCTACCTCTTTCTTTTCTGGACTTGAACCGGACTATAATTGACATTGCTACTATACACATTCTGCAAAGGGAAAGTGATTTTCATTCCAACTCAAGGACAAGTATCACACTCAATCCAACTGACGCCATGCTGACCCGGAGCATCACGCAGAAACAAATTACGGAATCATCTTCTAGGGAAAGAATGGGTGATAAATATACTTTCAAGACAGAGGATGTTGCACTTTCAGCTTGAAAAGATGCTCACTGCCAGATGAATGTTATGAGAGAATGGATTGCAATGCAAGTTGTTGCTGGGGTTGCAAGGATGACCACGTTGAAGCCAAGGTGGCTGGAGGTAAAGTCTGCTGAAGTTGTCTCAGCAGATTAACCATACGACTAGCAGTTTGCTCTGATGCTAGATCCTTACCacacaaaacctaaaaaagaAATAGCTCTTCTCCAATCAGAGATAATATGCAAGCATTTCCAATATATTCCACATAAGAaacttcaaaaaattaatatcaCATACCAATGGATTCATTAtaagaatattttttaaataccacatcAAAACTTTGTAAAACAGGCAATCACACAACCAGTAGTTAGAACTCAGACATGATAGAGAAGGTAGTCAAAAAGGGTCAAAGATTAGATATGAGTATCATTAGAGTATAATATCACTGACGCAATAAATATCCTAACAGGATAAATTCGATTCATTATTTCCATGCAGGATCATTTATGTACGGAAGTAACAATGATAAACTGAGTAAGACAATGTTTTTAACTATGATTGTGCTTCTTGGTGCCAGTCTTTCTTCACTACATTGTGTTGCCTCGGGAAAAAATACTTAGATGGTCAGGGGATCCAAATTCTGAACTTAACCACAACATGGGAGTGAATTAATTTGAAATAAGAAATTCATGATCTAGTCCTATGATACCTAGACTGGAGAGTGTGATGCTATCTATTACTATACATACAccatttttatttctatttattCTACCATGTTATATAACCTGTGTTTTCAATCTCTCTAGTTTTTTCACCCACTCAATTAGTCTTCATGTAGACACATTATGTCAACCCTACGTCTAACCATGACATAAGCTAGTTCAGTTAATCTGCCTGCAGATAAAGATAATCTTCCATTTACAATAACTTTTATTGCAATTTCTTGCTAAATCAAACTTATAGATCAATGTGCAAACCTCAGCAAATACAGCAATGATTTTAGGAAGACACTGATTGTTGGGGCCCAAGAGTTCTCGATCAGACCTGTTGGTAGGAAGATGCTTATAACAATTTCTGTGTGGTATAGCTAATAACaaaatgtaaacaaaaaaagtaaatttgacatgaaatttgaaattctcACCTCTCCACCATCGAACAAAGCTGCTCATGGACAACTTTCGCCTCAATCAAATCTCCTTTTATTGGTAGACAGTTTAACCATGCATGAACAACCTACCAAAATAAAGAAGGTATGTTCCATGGTCAGGCTGACAATGTTAACAAAGTAAAAGATCACTCTGAAATATAAGCATATGCAGTGAATTTCAACCTACTTCTCGGACACAGAGAGACCTTATTGAATTCAAGATTATGATCAAGTCATTTACATTCACGGTCAGCAGTGCTAGAAAATCAAAGATAGTAGCAGCGTAGGTGTGAGTGTGATGGCATTATATTGAGTAGTTTAGAAGTTGCTATGAACTGATAGTTGAGACAGGCAGCAAGGCTGGGATAAAGGAAGTATCGATTTATGATGTCAGCAAGTAAAACATCAGCATGGAACAGAACAGACTGACAAAATAGTTCTCAGGCGTTGGAAGGAAAACCCTTTTCAAGACTAAGGCtacataaaatggtctattccaGTGCATATGTTCTCACCCAAGCCAAACCAACTGAAATCCATGTTTTTCTAAGAGTCTGAGATACCCCCCTGATTCTAACCACCCAGAATGAAGAGTGGGCGAACAAAATGCAGACCACTTTCTCAACAaacttgggatttttttttctctgtaaaATTCGGTTCATTGTTTTTATTTGGTTGGTTCGTTATTGTTTTCCCAAAAAATATGTGCAAGTTCCTCTTAACAACGTATACCCaacccaaacaaaacaaatggaAAAGAGAACATCAAGTACCTGAGCAGCATCTATACTGTCTCGATGAAACCGACATATTTTTCCCAAAGCAGAAACAGCATTATCGTATGCCATCACATTTTCAGGTTGCAGGGCGCTAGGATGCCGTATCACAACATTCAGCCTTGAGAGAGCCTCTGGATAATGACATTAACAACTTGAATAATGAATCATGCATATAATAGTGTGAGTTTGAGTTTGTGCATGTGTATAACTGCTTTAAACATTCTTAAACAATCTACCTCCAACAAGGGGTTGAAAAACAGATCCGCCAAACTCTGCGCAAACACCAAGTCCATATACAGCTGCCTGAAAAAATAAGTTACACAAGTTAAAACTGTATTAGAGGAACAGCGATAGAATGTGTATCAACAACAAAGATATGTAAGTCCAGACCTGTCTAACATCTGGATTCTCATCATTACAAGCCTCCAACAGGAAAGGAAGATATGTATCATAATATCTGCCACACAAACATTGGAGGAATT
Protein-coding regions in this window:
- the LOC120016024 gene encoding ethylene-responsive transcription factor RAP2-11-like gives rise to the protein MEVQEPKGFSPKRQNKTNVGISRNKFVGVRQRPSGKWVAEIKDTTQKIRMWLGTFETAEEAARAYDEAACLLRGSNTRTNFTNTNHVSSNSTLSLKIRNLLNHKKSLKVQNSSSTTTAKANTTVISTKSSTSSNNSNIGSSVSNNAIYSSPAANGIKQETQISLDDAYRPDLSHCIGEVEAGTSQFNQLCPFPSGFDQLPLVQEGMELHRPVGFSSGTSNLELTEFERLKVERQISASFYAMNGVNEFLENIAYDPSDSFWDLSAFQLFCPT
- the LOC119980121 gene encoding mitochondrial dicarboxylate/tricarboxylate transporter DTC-like, with product MAEEKKPQPIPGVWPKVKPFVNGGTSGMLATCVIQPIDMIKVRIQLGQGSAASVTKNMLKNEGLGAFYKGLSAGLLRQATYTTARLGTFRILTNKAIEANDGKPLPLYQKALCGLTAGAIGASVGSPADLALIRMQADATLPAAQRRNYTNAFHALYRIVADEGVLALWKGAGPTVVRAMALNMGMLASYDQSVEFFRDSLGFGEAATIVGASTISGFFASACSLPFDFVKTQIQKMQPDALGKYPYTGSLDCAMKTLKAGGPLKFYTGFPVYCVRIAPHVMMTWIFLNYIQKAEKKLGL